The Streptomyces sp. ICC1 DNA window ACGTAGAACTCGGGCAGCAGCGCGGCCGGCACGGCGTTCAGGACCTCGGTCAGCCCGTCCCGGCCGGGCGGCTCGAAGTCGGCGGCGATGTACGCGTACGGCCCGCAGTTGGTCTGCATGAGCACGCGGGCGCTCACCCCGTACACGGGAACGGGAAGGCGGCGGCCGGTCATGGCCGCCACCTTAGGGCCAGGGGGTGTCTGGCCGTCAGAAGCCGGGCGGCTCCGTGTAGGTGCCCCACTCGTCCCGCAGCAGGTTGCAGATCTCGCCCATCGTGGCCTCGGCGCGGGCCGCGTCCAGCATGGCCGGGATCATGTTCGACCCGTCGCGGGCGGCGGCCAGCATGGCGTCCAGCGCCGACTTCACCTTCGCCTCGTCACGGCCGGCCTTGCGCTCCGCGAGCTCGCGGACCTGTACGGTCTCCACCTCGTGGCTGACCCGCAGGATCTCCAGGTCGCCCGTGACCGAGCCGTGGTGGCAGTTGACGCCGACGACCCGCTTGTCGCCCTTCTCCACCGAGCGCTGGTACTGGAAGGCCGATTCGGCGATCTCCCCGGTGAACCAGCCGTCCTCGATGCCGCGCAGGATGCCCGAGGTGATCGGGCCGATCGGGTGCTGCCCGTTCGGGTGGGCGCGCAGCCCGCGCTCCTTGATCTGCTCGAAGATCTTCTCGGCGTCGGCCTCGATGCGGTCGGTGAGCTGCTCGACGTACCAGGAACCGCCCAGCGGGTCGGCCACGTTGGCCACGCCGGTCTCCTCCATCAGCACCTGCTGGGTGCGCAGGGCGATCTCGGCGGCCTGCTCGCTCGGCAGCGCGAGGGTCTCGTCGAGGGCGTTGGTGTGCAGCGAGTTGGTGCCGCCGAGGACGGCCGCGAGGGCCTCCACCGCGGTGCGCACCACGTTGTTGTAGGGCTGCTGGGCGGTGAGGGAGACGCCGGCCGTCTGGGTGTGGAAGCGCAGCCACATCGTCTTCTCGGACTTCGCCCCGTACACCTCCTTCATCCAGCGGGCCCAGATGCGGCGGGCGGCGCGGAACTTGGCGATCTCCTCGAAGAAGTCGAGGTGCGCGTCGAAGAAGAAGGAGAGCCCGGACGCGAAGTGGTCCACGTCCAGCCCGCGCGAGAGGCCCAGCTCCACGTACCCGAAGCCGTCGGCGAGGGTGTAGGCGAGCTCCTGCGCGGCCGTGGCCCCGGCCTCGCGGATGTGGTAGCCGGAGACGGAGAGCGGCTTGTAGTCGGGGATGCCGTTCGCGCAGTACTCCATGAGGTCGCCGATGAGGCGCAGGTGCGGCTCGGGTTCGAAGAGCCACTCCTTCTGGGCGATGTACTCCTTGAAGATGTCGGTCTGGAGCGTCCCGTTGAGGACGGCCGGATCGACGCCCTGGCGCTCGGCGGCGACGAGGTACATGCAGAAGGCGGGCACGGCGGGCCCGGAGATCGTCATCGAGGTGGTGACGTCGCCGAGCGGGATGTCCTTGAAGAGGACCTCCATGTCGGCGGCGGAGTCGATGGCGACCCCGCAGTGGCCGACCTCGCCCAGCGCGCGCGGGTCGTCGGAGTCCCGGCCCATGAGGGTCGGCATGTCGAAGGCGACGGAGAGCCCGCCGCCGCCGGCGGCCAGGATCATCTTGTAGCGCTCGTTGGTCTGCTCGGCGTTGCCGAAGCCGGCGAACTGCCGGATGGTCCAGGTCCGCCCCCGGTAGCCGGTGGCGTGCAGGCCCCGGGTGTAGGGGTACTCCCCCGGCCAGCCGATGCGCTCGAAGCCCTCGTACGCATCGCCGGGCCGCGGCCCGTAGACGGGATCGACGTCATCCCCGGAGAGCGTGGTGAAATCGGCCTCGCGCTTGCGGGCCTTGTCGTAACGGGCCTGCCAGCGACGGCGGCCTTCCTCGATGGCGTCAGCGTCCATACCCGTGAATTTACTAGGACGTCCTAGTAAATGTCGATGGCCAACCCCCGGAGAGTCGTCTCCGGGGGGGGGTGGCGGGTGTCGCGGGTCAGGCGCGGGCGCCGACCGGGCCGCCCTCGACGAGGGGCTCGACCTCGGCACGGATCGTGCGCTCGACGAAGAAGGCGGCGAGCGGGATGGTGCCCGAGACCAGCACCCACAGGAGCTTGCCGAACGGCCACTTGGCCTTGGAGCCCAGGTCGAAGGCGAACACCAGGTAGATCATGAACAGCACACCGTGCGCCTGCGAGACCGCGAAGGTCAGGTCGGCACCGGTGTCGAAGCCGTACTTCGCCACCATGCAGGAGCAGAGGATCAGGAGCATGACCGCGGTCACGTAGGCCATGACGCGGTAGCGGGTCAGCACGCTTCGTTTCATGCCGTCGAGCCTAGCCGTCCGATGCGCACGATCTTGACGGGGGCCGCCTCCGCGGCCGGGGCCGCCGGGCGACCTGCGTCACTTCTCCTCGAAGTCCGCGGCGGCCACGCGCAGCGGGCGCAGGAGCGCGAAGATCTCCCCGCACTCCTCGGCGTCGTAGGCCCCCAGTCCGAAGTCGATCTCCATCAGCGCCCCGGTCGCCGCCTCGACGACCTCGCGGCCCTTGTCCGTGATCGACGCGAGCGTGCCGCGGCCGTCGTTCGGGTTGGGGCGCCTGGCGACGAGCCCGGACTTCACCAGCCGGTCCACGGTGTTCGTCACCGACGTCGGGTGGACCATCAGCCGCTCGCCGATCTTCGACATCGGCAGTTCCCCGGCCTTGGAGAAGGTCAGCAGCACCAGCGCCTCGTACCGCGCGAAGGTCAGGCCGTACGGCTTGACGACCGCGTCGACCTCCCCGAGCAGGATCTGGTGCGCCCGCATGATCGAGGTGATCGCGGCCATCGAGGGCACCGGACCCCAGCGCCGCTGCCACAGTTCGTCGGCGCGGGCGATCGGGTCGAAGGGAAGGCTGAGCGGTTTCGGCACGCACCAGACCCTACCGGGCGGTCATTTGGCGGCGGGATCCGTCTCACTCCTCGACCCCCCGCTCCGGCGCACCTCCGCGAGCAGCAGCAGGACGACCCCGGTGCCGAGGACGGCGGAGCCCGTGACCACCGTGTGGACCGGCAGGAATTCGGCGGCGAGGCCGGCCAGCGCCATGCCGACGCCCTGCAGGGTCATCAGACCGGTGCTGAGCAGCGTCATCGCCCGGCCGCGCAGGTCCGCGGGGACGGCGTCGAGGTACCACTGGTCGAGTCCGAGGGTGTACGCGTGGGACAGCCCGGCCGCCACGAGCGCGGCCAGCAGCAGCACCGTCCCGGGCCGGACCGCGTACACCAGCAGCGGCAGCAGCCCCGCGGCGGCGAGCGGCGCCGTGATCCGCGAACGCGTTCGGGCGGTGAGCGCGGAGCCCGCCCACAGCTCGCCGGCGATGGCGCCGGCCGGCATCGCGCACATCAGCAGCCCGAGCTCGGCGGTGGAGGCGCCGGCCCCGGCGGCGTACGGGGTGAGCAGCGCCTCGGGGACGACGAAGAAGAGCGGCGGCAGCCAGCACAACAGGGTGAGCGCCCGCAGCCGGCGCCCGCCCAGGACGGAGCGCAGTCCGGCGAGCGGCGAGGTGCGCCGCCCGGCGGCCGCGGCGCGGGCGGGCCGGTCCCGGGTGCCCAGGCGCAGCAGCAGGGCGGAGCCGAGGAAGCCGGCGGCCGTCAGGACGATGGCCCCGCGCGGGGCCAGCACGGTGAGCAGCAGTCCGCCGAGGCCGAAGCCGATGAGCTGGGCGCTCTGGGCCACCATGCGCAGCAGCGAGCGGCCCAGGACGTAGGCCTCGCCCTCGCCGAGGATGTCGGCGAGGGAGGCGCTGCGGGTGCCCTGGAACAGCGGCGCGACGAAGGCCATCGCGCAGCGCAGTACGAGGAGCAGCGCGACCGGGGTGCCGGGGGCGGCCATGGCCGCCGCGCAGGCCGCGCAGAGCAGGTCGCAGCCGACGAGCACGCGGCGGGCGGGCAGGCGGTCGGCGACCGGGGCGAGGAGGGTGCCGCCGAGGGCGTAGGGGAGGAAGCCGAGGGCGAAGGTGAGCGCGCTCATCAGGGGCGAGCCGGTGGCGCGGAAGACGAGGACGGTGAGGGAGATCTCGGCGACGACCACGCCGAGCACGGACAGCAGGTGCGCGGCGAAGACGGGCCGGAACTCCCGGACGCGGAAGACGGAGCGGTAGCCGGCGGGTTCCTGCGCGGGGGCGCGAACGGGATCCGCGGGGTGCGCCCCGACCCCGGCGGCCCCCGCCGCGGCGGCGTGGCCGGGCACCCGCTCCGGGTCGGGGCCGGCGGCTCCCTCGGGGGCGGTACCGGTTGCGGCGGCGGTCCCGCCCGGGTCGATGGTGGTCATACGGGCCACCCTGGCGGCGCCTAGGGTGGGAGGACAGAGATTCGCCCCAGCCCGAATCACCGCTGCCCGCGGCGCCGGGTCCCGGGCCGGGCCGGGCGCGGCCGAGCCTGGCGCCTGGCGCCGAGCCTGGTGCCTGGGCTGGCGCCCGGCCCGGCCCGGCCGAGTCATGCCGAGTCATGCCGAGCAGTCCTACCCCCGGAGGGATCCGTGCCCTTCCACTTCCGCTTCGGCCCGGCGGACCTGATGCGCTGCCGGTTCTCGATCTCGCCCCGCTGGGAGACCCAGGAGGCGGTGCGGGTCCTGAAGCAGCCCCTGCGGCAGGCCTACCACCTGCCCTGGCTCCGCCGGATCCGCTCGGCGGCCGACGGTCTGGACCTGCGGCCGCTGTGGCTGCTGATGCCCCGCACCGGCCACAACCCGGACTTCCTCAGCCCGCCGCCGACGGGCCCGTCGGTCACCTTCGAGGAGGAGCTGGCGCGGGTCCGGGCCGCCGACCCCGGGGCCGCGCACGAAGATCTGCGGCGCTCCCTGGTCTGCACCCCGGGCGCGCTGGAGAGCGCGGCCGGGCAGCGGATGCTGGCGGATCCGGCGCGGGCGGTCCGGGAGCTGGCCGATCTGTACGAGCTGGCCTGGCGGACGCTGGTCGCCCCGCACTGGCCCCGGCTGCGGTCGCTGCTGGAGGCGGACGTCCTGTTCCACTCGCGACGGCTGGCCGCGGGCGGGCTGGAGGCCCTGTTCGACGGCCTCCACCCGGATCTGAGCTGGTCGGGGAAGACCCTCACCATCGCCCGCCGGGGCCACCACGACCGCTCCCTGGACGGCCAGGGACTCCTCCTCATGCCGAGCGCCTTCGTCTGGCCGGAGGTGGTGGGCGGCTACGACCCGCCGTGGCAGCCGACCCTGGTGTACCCGGCCCGGGGCATCGGCGCACTGTGGACGGCCCCGGCGGGACCGGCCCCGGCGGCCCTGGCCCGCCTCCTGGGGCGGGCCCGCGCCGACGTCCTGTGCGCGCTGGCCGAGCCGGCCTCGACCACCGCGCTGGCCCACCGCCTGTCCCTGGCCCCCTCCACCGTCTCCTCCCACCTGAAGGCCCTCAAGGAAGGGGGCCTCCTCGTCTCCTCCCGCCACGGCCACCAGATCCTCTACGAACGCACCCCCCTGGCCATCGCCCTCTCCAGCCCCTCCGGCGCGTGAGGAGCGGAGTCCAGGCGCAGCCCGGGGAGCGGCGGAAGAGCGGGTGGGGCCCCGCGCACACCCACCCGGCCGCCCGACGGGGCACTGCATGCCCCGGGCGGTGGGAGCGATGCGGGGTCCCGGGTCGTCGCGGTCCCGTCCGGGTGGGCGGTGACGTGGTCGAGGCGGCTCAGGACCCGGGCCGGGTCGAGGTCGAGGTCTCCCAGGGCGCGGGTGGCCCTGCGCGGTTGTCCCGTGGTGGGTGGCGGCGCGGACTCCGGGCCCCGTGGCGTCGCCGACCACGAGGGCGGTCCTGCCCCGAGGGGGGATCGCGTCGAACCGGCCCGCCGCCGATCCCGCAGATCCTGCCGATCCCGCGCGTCGCCGTGTCGGGCTGGTGCGGGCCGTGATCTTCAGGCCTGCGGGGCGGGGGAGGAGGCCGCGCGGGGGTCTCGGTGGCGTGCGGGTACGCACTCCCGGGCATCGCCCCTGCCTCCGTGCCCGCCTTCATCGGCGCCAGTGGTGGGTGCCGTGGTGGGCCTGGCCCTGGTGGCGGTCATCTCCACGCGCGGCGCGACCGAGCAGGGTCAGCCCGCGGTCTGACGCGGCGCACCGTTGCCCCGCTCGCCCGTCCGTCCGTCCGCCCGCTCGCCCGTCCGCCCGCCCGTCCGTCGTCCGCCCGCTCAGTCGACGACCGTGCTGCGGCGCTCCAGCAGCACCACGTCCCGCCAGACGCCGTGGTGGCGGCCGATGCGTTCACGGGTGCCGATGATCCGGAAGCCCGCGCGTGCGTGGACGGCGAGGCTGGCGGAGTTCTCGGGGAAGATCCCGGACTGGATCGTCCAGATGCCCGCCGCTTCCGTCGAGGCGATCAGAGCCTGGAGCAGGGCGCGGGCCGCGCCGCGGCCCCGCGCGGCCGGGTCGACGTACACGGAGTGCTCGACGACGCCCGCGTATGCGCACCGGTCCGAGACGGCCGTCGCGGCGACCCAGCCGAGGACCGTGCCGTCCTCGTCCACCGCTGCGAAGCGGTGCCCGGGCAGCTTGGAGGCGTCGAACGCCTCCCAGGCCGGGGCGGCGGTTTCGAAGGTCGCGTTGCCCTCGTCGATCCCGGCCCGGTAGATCGCCAGTACCGCGTCAGCGTGCTCGGGGAGCAGCGGGGTGATGCGCATCCCCGTCATGCCGTCTTCGCCGCACCGGCCAGGAGGGCGCTCATGGCGGCGAGCACGGAGGGCTCGACGCGGTAGTACACCCAGGTTCCGCGTCGTTCGGAGGACAGCAGCCCGGCTTCCTTCAGCTTCTTCAGGTGGTGGGAGACGGTGGGCTGGGAGACGCCGACGTCGGAGATGTCGCACACGCAGGCCTCGCCGCCCTCGTGCGAGGCGACGGAGGAGAACAGGCGCAGGCGGACCGGGTCACCCAGCGCCTTGAACATCTTCGCCGCAACCTCCGCCTCATCCGCGGACATGGGGCGCTCGTTCAGTGGCGGGCAGCACGGCGCGATGGCCTGATCGGCTTCCAGGAGCGGCAGAAGGTTCGCATTCGACATACGTCTATGTTGACACATGTCGAAGCAGGACAGGACAGCAGGACAGCGGGACGGCAGGACGGCAGGACAGCAGGACAGTAGGACGGCAGGACAGCAGGGGTGCCGGCGCCGGCCGCGGCGCGATGACCCGCTGCCCGACGCGCGAGGCGGGCAGCGGGTCCGCCCCGGGCAAGGGCCTGCAGGGCCTGCGGAAGCCCTGAGAATTCGATGAATGTCTATGTTGACGTTCGTCGAATCAGGTGCAACGCTGGTCGTGCAAGCCATCGACGGATGTCGAAACAACGAGGAGCCCACCGTGAACGCGCCTGCCATCACCGACCTGCCCGTCGTCGTCATCGGGGCCGGTCCGGCCGGCCTCGCGGCCGCAGCCCACCTGCTCGACCGCGGCATCGAACCCCTCGTCCTGGAAGCCGGTCCGGCGGCGGGCGGCGCCGTCCGCGAGTGGGCGCACGTACGCCTGTTCTCCGCTTGGGGCGAGGTCGTCGACCCGGTGGCCGAGAAGCTCCTCGCACCCACCGGCTGGGTCACGCCGGATCCCGCCACCTACCCCTCCGGCGGCGACTGGGTCGAGCGCTACCTCCAGCCGCTGGCCGACGTCCTGGGCGGGCGGGTCCGCTACGACGCGACCGTCACCGGCGTCTCCCGGGCTGGCCGCGACCGCATCGTCGACGCCGACCGCGAGGCCCAGCCCTTCGTGGTCCACCATGCCGCGGCCGACGGCAGCGAGGCCCGCGTCTTCGCCCGCGCCGTCATCGACGCCTCCGGCACCTGGTCCACCCCCAGCCCGGCCGGCGGCAGCGGCCTTGCCGCACTCGGAGAGAAGGGCGCGGCCGACCGCTTCGCCTACCGCGTCCCGAACCTCAAGGACCCGGCCGTCCGAGCCCGGTACGCCGGCAAGCGCACCGCCGTGATCGGTTCCGGAGCCTCCGCCTTCACCGCCCTCGCCCACCTCGCCGACCTCGCGAAGAGCGAACAGGGCACCCACGCGGCCTGGATCCTCCGACGGGGCATCTCCGGGTCCACTTTCGGAGGTGGCGAAGCCGACGAGCTCCCCGCCCGCGGCGCCCTCGGCCTCGCCGCGAAGGCCGCCGTCGACGCCGGCCATGCGGACGCGGTCACCGGCTTCCGTACCGAGGCCGTCGAGCGCGACACCGACGGCCGCCTGGTCCTCGTCGGCGAGGACGGCCGCCGCCTCGAACCCGTCGACGAGGTCATCGTGCTCACCGGCTTCCGCCCCGACCTCACCTTCCTCGACGAGCTCCGCCTCAACCTCGACGAGCGCCTCCAGGCTCCCACCGAACTGGCCCCGCTGATCGACCCCAACCAGCACTCCTGCGGCACCGTCTACCCCCACGGCGTGAACGAGCTCTCGCACCCGGAGAAGGACGTCTACCTCGTCGGCATGAAGTCCTACGGCCGCGCCCCGACCTTCCTGGCCATGACCGGCTACGAGCAGGTCCGCTCCATCGCCGCACACCTCGCCGGCGACAGGGAAGCCGCCGAGCGCGTCGAACTCACCCTCCCCGAGACCG harbors:
- a CDS encoding DUF3817 domain-containing protein, whose translation is MKRSVLTRYRVMAYVTAVMLLILCSCMVAKYGFDTGADLTFAVSQAHGVLFMIYLVFAFDLGSKAKWPFGKLLWVLVSGTIPLAAFFVERTIRAEVEPLVEGGPVGARA
- a CDS encoding GNAT family N-acetyltransferase, with the translated sequence MTGMRITPLLPEHADAVLAIYRAGIDEGNATFETAAPAWEAFDASKLPGHRFAAVDEDGTVLGWVAATAVSDRCAYAGVVEHSVYVDPAARGRGAARALLQALIASTEAAGIWTIQSGIFPENSASLAVHARAGFRIIGTRERIGRHHGVWRDVVLLERRSTVVD
- a CDS encoding methylmalonyl-CoA mutase family protein — encoded protein: MDADAIEEGRRRWQARYDKARKREADFTTLSGDDVDPVYGPRPGDAYEGFERIGWPGEYPYTRGLHATGYRGRTWTIRQFAGFGNAEQTNERYKMILAAGGGGLSVAFDMPTLMGRDSDDPRALGEVGHCGVAIDSAADMEVLFKDIPLGDVTTSMTISGPAVPAFCMYLVAAERQGVDPAVLNGTLQTDIFKEYIAQKEWLFEPEPHLRLIGDLMEYCANGIPDYKPLSVSGYHIREAGATAAQELAYTLADGFGYVELGLSRGLDVDHFASGLSFFFDAHLDFFEEIAKFRAARRIWARWMKEVYGAKSEKTMWLRFHTQTAGVSLTAQQPYNNVVRTAVEALAAVLGGTNSLHTNALDETLALPSEQAAEIALRTQQVLMEETGVANVADPLGGSWYVEQLTDRIEADAEKIFEQIKERGLRAHPNGQHPIGPITSGILRGIEDGWFTGEIAESAFQYQRSVEKGDKRVVGVNCHHGSVTGDLEILRVSHEVETVQVRELAERKAGRDEAKVKSALDAMLAAARDGSNMIPAMLDAARAEATMGEICNLLRDEWGTYTEPPGF
- a CDS encoding MFS transporter; this translates as MTTIDPGGTAAATGTAPEGAAGPDPERVPGHAAAAGAAGVGAHPADPVRAPAQEPAGYRSVFRVREFRPVFAAHLLSVLGVVVAEISLTVLVFRATGSPLMSALTFALGFLPYALGGTLLAPVADRLPARRVLVGCDLLCAACAAAMAAPGTPVALLLVLRCAMAFVAPLFQGTRSASLADILGEGEAYVLGRSLLRMVAQSAQLIGFGLGGLLLTVLAPRGAIVLTAAGFLGSALLLRLGTRDRPARAAAAGRRTSPLAGLRSVLGGRRLRALTLLCWLPPLFFVVPEALLTPYAAGAGASTAELGLLMCAMPAGAIAGELWAGSALTARTRSRITAPLAAAGLLPLLVYAVRPGTVLLLAALVAAGLSHAYTLGLDQWYLDAVPADLRGRAMTLLSTGLMTLQGVGMALAGLAAEFLPVHTVVTGSAVLGTGVVLLLLAEVRRSGGSRSETDPAAK
- a CDS encoding MarR family transcriptional regulator; this encodes MPKPLSLPFDPIARADELWQRRWGPVPSMAAITSIMRAHQILLGEVDAVVKPYGLTFARYEALVLLTFSKAGELPMSKIGERLMVHPTSVTNTVDRLVKSGLVARRPNPNDGRGTLASITDKGREVVEAATGALMEIDFGLGAYDAEECGEIFALLRPLRVAAADFEEK
- a CDS encoding NAD(P)-binding domain-containing protein, with the protein product MNAPAITDLPVVVIGAGPAGLAAAAHLLDRGIEPLVLEAGPAAGGAVREWAHVRLFSAWGEVVDPVAEKLLAPTGWVTPDPATYPSGGDWVERYLQPLADVLGGRVRYDATVTGVSRAGRDRIVDADREAQPFVVHHAAADGSEARVFARAVIDASGTWSTPSPAGGSGLAALGEKGAADRFAYRVPNLKDPAVRARYAGKRTAVIGSGASAFTALAHLADLAKSEQGTHAAWILRRGISGSTFGGGEADELPARGALGLAAKAAVDAGHADAVTGFRTEAVERDTDGRLVLVGEDGRRLEPVDEVIVLTGFRPDLTFLDELRLNLDERLQAPTELAPLIDPNQHSCGTVYPHGVNELSHPEKDVYLVGMKSYGRAPTFLAMTGYEQVRSIAAHLAGDREAAERVELTLPETGVCGGAGLFDQPEAAEETGGGCCATPATLTIGAPARSGGC
- a CDS encoding DUF5937 family protein; translated protein: MPFHFRFGPADLMRCRFSISPRWETQEAVRVLKQPLRQAYHLPWLRRIRSAADGLDLRPLWLLMPRTGHNPDFLSPPPTGPSVTFEEELARVRAADPGAAHEDLRRSLVCTPGALESAAGQRMLADPARAVRELADLYELAWRTLVAPHWPRLRSLLEADVLFHSRRLAAGGLEALFDGLHPDLSWSGKTLTIARRGHHDRSLDGQGLLLMPSAFVWPEVVGGYDPPWQPTLVYPARGIGALWTAPAGPAPAALARLLGRARADVLCALAEPASTTALAHRLSLAPSTVSSHLKALKEGGLLVSSRHGHQILYERTPLAIALSSPSGA
- a CDS encoding metalloregulator ArsR/SmtB family transcription factor, with protein sequence MSNANLLPLLEADQAIAPCCPPLNERPMSADEAEVAAKMFKALGDPVRLRLFSSVASHEGGEACVCDISDVGVSQPTVSHHLKKLKEAGLLSSERRGTWVYYRVEPSVLAAMSALLAGAAKTA